In Plasmodium gaboni strain SY75 chromosome 14, whole genome shotgun sequence, one genomic interval encodes:
- a CDS encoding putative membrane protein (conserved Plasmodium membrane protein, unknown function) — protein sequence MSRIIDELKLFLTNLSKGSDTVDTNDLMDSGIADKNVILNIKEKLGDSPWNVQNLINLGMDVIEENNNKGGIYDDNNNKGGIYDDNNNKGDIYDDNNNNKGDDFDDYDDYELEVKQNSSDNIISDIEWEKVCSEYEKFTSGNIEDIIDKDFDDIKKYENKNNDMNSITSSHNNNNNNITHNNNNHSIYCDKDKIHINTYHKYDIININDDDDNFYVKYIKYKKYKDIEETLKIMISDHKMFNNHPIIKEFILLLIFLFQCIREEGEYKNMNNMKKIYRTNFSCFKKKKDKKMKLTKLRSNSCMTEKINDSKILYDTKILYDTKILYDIKNSYDIKNSYDIKNSYDIKNRGREIKHINNIMSDETVFSFFNNLKLKEDRTSKYNTSDNMLLKCIHKEEEEKKKKKKCMNTDSCFNSSDDENGAVYMYHDNDNIKNNNNLKISNNMSNNMYNNMSNNPSYKVDKYFDNSSSIFPIYNNIFYNLKEQKSMYDYNMDDIKHAFSYDNINKVCESLFKYMHYIRRSKHEELKKKCINMIIILLYLTYISFGIYFLKTNHIYIKLYYLYKEFQIFKKTNNDIQKKLNKKIQQHINQHKLNEQHTQEYDKLKKSYVELKKENEKLKNYNNVIQKLKNKIALMEIEKKKIIIKKKEELDYIIKQKKILLNHNDSNHHNDSNQHNDSNQHNDSNQHNDSNQHNDSNQHNDSNQHNIEDKTIESKPFNSFIKKTCSVIEKKDYLKTNKLQSKTNSKISFKNKDIQQLSEGLNISIASTSQNNSTHEIYSSDERKNIKKNCFNINNKQFNIKHNAITNRCYYTSKEAYHKNILTYPNICENKLTVQGIYNQCEENIKHMLINNKQIENNKIYNNVYTQCDIITNNNKCNNDMNHNFKNNKLKTKQEIQTNIYNNINMYISKKMDSIIIQIISSQNKLNKIIGILNYDDNYFIPLYMFYIKKINYDELFKIYFLNNKYFYINDIFQLKINKNYNYQNDLRKNKHHPNEHYNNNDYYYNNYNYYYHYYYCCACCCVVSHYIILNTNGQEKQITLKNQQNKVTYKDLIIKNKKEVILFENNKNKINITKYIFNIKYINNILNLYDYDNVFQQYLSSTDSYHNDIDDLIHMSHTHYHYDYSIYSQKMEYSQXXXXXXXXXXKKKYKQYLLFNKYINNLNIFKHKYLIMNKYKFKKMKKITNIHYIIPYRNNLNTKKIISNKLIKYKKKIYKDKIINTNFSYHNILMKSLYIFNLFFFLTFLLLLDVYILDNALLSGLIYILCILLFFLSSLFRSIVYLINIPLNAKIIPQHFLDTFSIRFVKIVNYMQLYFYENNYDI from the exons atGTCTAGGATTATAGATGAGTTGAAATTATTCTTGACCAACTTATCc aaagGATCAGATACTGTCGACACAAACGATCTAATGGACTCGG GAATTGCTGACAAAAATgtaattttaaatataaaagaaaaactTGGTGATAGTCCTTGGAACGTCCAAAATTTAATCAAC CTAGGAATGGACGTGatagaagaaaataataataagggtggtatatatgatgataataataataagggtggtatatatgatgataataataataagggtgatatatatgatgataataataataataaggGTGATGATTTTGATGATTATGACGATTATGAACTTGAAGTAAAACAAAATAGCagtgataatattatctcAGATATTGAGTGGGAGAAGGTATGTTCTGAATATGAAAAGTTTACAAGTGGCAATATCGAAGATATTATTGACAAGGACTTTGATGATATTAAGAAgtatgaaaataaaaataatgatatgaATAGTATTACAAGTAgtcataataataataataataatattactcataataataataaccATAGCATATATTGTGATAAGGACAAGatacatattaatacatatcataaatatgatattattaatattaatgatgatgatgataatttttatgtcaagtatataaaatataaaaaatataaagatatagAAGAAACGTTAAAAATCATGATAAGTGATCATAAAATGTTTAATAACCACCctataataaaagaatttattttattattaatttttttatttcaatGTATAAGAGAAGAAGgagaatataaaaatatgaataatatgaaaaaaatatatagaacaaatttttcatgttttaaaaaaaagaaagacAAAAAAATGAAGCTTACTAAACTGAGATCTAATAGTTGTATGActgaaaaaataaatgactctaaaattttatatgacactaaaattttatatgacactaaaattttatatgacATTAAAAATTCATATGACATTAAAAATTCATATGACATTAAAAATTCATATGACATTAAAAATAGGGGAAGAgaaataaaacatataaataatatcatGAGTGATGAAACtgttttttcattttttaataatctaaaattaaaagaagaCCGTACATCTAAATATAACACATCAGATAATATGTTGTTAAAATGTATTCATAAggaagaagaagaaaaaaaaaaaaaaaaaaaatgtatgaATACTGACAGTTGTTTTAATTCAAGTGATGATGAAAATGGAGCAGTTTATATGTATCATGATAATgacaatataaaaaataataataatttaaaaatatcaaaCAATATGtctaataatatgtataacAATATGTCAAACAATCCATCTTATAAAGTTGACAAATATTTTGACAATTCCTCCAGTATCTTTCcaatttataataatatattttataatttaaaagaacaaaaatCCATGTATGATTATAACATGGATGATATAAAACATGCATTTAGTTATgacaatataaataaagtatgtgaatcattatttaaatatatgcaTTATATTAGAAGAAGTAAACATGAAgagttaaaaaaaaaatgtattaatatgattattatattattatatcttacttatatatcatttggtatttattttttaaaaacaaatcatatatatataaaattatattatttatataaagaatttcaaatattcaaaaaaacaaataatgatatacaaaaaaaattaaataaaaaaattcaaCAACATATTAACCAAcataaattaaatgaacAACATACACAAgaatatgataaattaaaaaagagTTATGTggaattaaaaaaagaaaatgaaaaacttaaaaattataataatgtcatacaaaaattaaaaaataaaattgcACTTATGgaaatagaaaaaaaaaaaattatcatcaaaaaaaaagaagaattagattatataattaaacaaaaaaaaattttattaaatcatAATGATAGTAACCACCATAATGATAGTAACCAACATAATGATAGTAACCAACATAATGATAGTAACCAACATAATGATAGTAACCAACATAATGATAGTAACCAACATAATGATAGTAACCAACATAATATTGAAGACAAAACAATTGAGAGCAAACCATTTAACAGCTTTATCAAAAAAACATGCAGTGTgatagaaaaaaaagattatTTAAAAACTAACAAGTTACAATCAAAAACAAATTCAAAGATTTCCTTTAAAAATAAGGATATACAACAATTATCAGAGGGtcttaatatatctatagCTAGCACATCACAAAATAATTCTACACatgaaatatattcatcagatgaaagaaaaaatataaaaaaaaattgtttcaatataaataataaacaatttaatattaaacaTAATGCAATAACAAATAGATGTTATTATACCTCAAAAGAAGcttatcataaaaatatattaacatatcCAAATATTTGTGAAAATAAACTAACTGTGCaaggtatatataatcaatgtgaagaaaatataaaacatatgttaataaataataaacaaattgaaaataataaaatatataataatgtatacACACAATGTGatattataacaaataataataaatgtaataatgatatgaatcataattttaaaaataataaattaaaaacaaaacaagAAATACAaacaaacatatataataatattaatatgtatatttcgaaaaaaatggattctataattattcaaataatatcCTCTCAAAATAAATTGAATAAAATCATAGGTATTCTaaattatgatgataattattttattcctttatatatgttttatataaagaaaataaattatgatgaattatttaaaatttattttttaaataataaatatttttatattaacGATATATTTCAactaaaaataaataaaaattataattatcaaaatgatttaagaaaaaataaacacCACCCAAATGAACACTACAACAACAACGACTACTACTACAACAACTACAACTActattatcattattattattgcTGTGCGTGTTGTTGTGTGGTTAGTCATTATATCATCTTAAATACAAATGGGCaagaaaaacaaattaCACTAAAGAATCAACAAAACAAAGTTACATATAAAGAtcttataataaaaaataaaaaggaagtcattttatttgaaaataataaaaacaagataaatataacaaaatatattttcaatatcaaatatattaataatattttaaatttatatgattatgATAATGTGTTTCAACAGTATTTATCCTCAACAGATTCATATCATAATGATATTGATGATCTAATTCACATGTCTCATACACATTATCATTATGATTACTCTATATATTCTCAAAAAATGGAATACTCACAAGNNNNNNNNNNNNNNNNNNNNNNNNNNNNtaaaaaaaaatataaacaatatttattgtttaataaatatattaataatttaaatatattcaaacataaatatttgataatgaataaatataaattcaaaaaaatgaaaaagataacaaacatacattatataataccATATAGgaataatttaaatactaaaaaaattatatcaaataaactaatcaaatataaaaaaaaaatctataaagataaaattattaatacaaatttttcttatcataatatattaatgaaatctttatatatatttaatttattcttttttctaACTTTTCTCTTATTATTAGATGTGTATATTTTAGATAATGCATTACTCTCTGgtcttatttatatactaTGTATTCTACTATTCTTTTTATCATCACTTTTTAGAAGtattgtatatttaattaatatacCTTTAAATGCAAAAATTATACCACAACATTTTTTAGATACCTTTTCAATTCGTTTTGTGAAAATAGTAAATTATATGCAGCTCTACTTTTATGagaataattatgatatataa